Part of the Virgibacillus necropolis genome, CTTGCCACTTGTCTCACTACTATATAAGTTATACATCTCAAGTGGGTCATGACTTCCCCAGCCCATCATTACAGGGTTTGAATGCATTAACGCTTCTAATTCATGCCAGCTTTTCCCTGCCGTTTTCACGTTAATCCCCAAAGGTTTTATCATGTCTGCAAAAGCAATTGATAATGATTGACGAATTTGATCACCAGCTGGATAAAGCAAAGTAAATCCCGCTTCCAAACCATCCTTTTCTCTTACACCATTATCATTTTCAATCCAGCCAGCTTTTTCTAAAATTACTTTTGCCTGCTCCATATTGTCATCTTTTATTACTGTATCAGGATTCCACCATGGCAGATGGTCTGCGACTGTATATGCGGGGGTCCCAAACCCTTCTAACACCCCATCAACTAGTGCTTGGCGATCAATCCCAATATTTATTGCCTTTCGGATTGCTTTATCTGCTGTTACATCATTTCCAATGAGAATGCCTTCTTCTGTTTCATTTCCAGCTGGTAGATATGGAAACATAATTCCTCTATTATCGACACTCTCTAATTCTATTAATTTCATTCCAGCTATTTCAACTTTTGCAAAAGAAGGCGGGACAGAAGCAATATCTACCTCACCTGCTTTTGCAGCAGCAAACGCAGCATCCTCAGGTAAAAACAAAAAGGTTAGTTTTTTAAAATAAGGCTTTTCACCATAATAATAAGGGTTTTGTTTTACAATCAACTGTTGGCCTTTATTCCATTGAACCAATTGAAACGGCCCTGAACCAATTGGGTTTTCATTATACGTGTCACTATATGCATGTTTTGGAACAATTCCAATTGTTGTAAGATGATAAATAAAGGTTGATTGTGGCTTTTTTAACGTAAATTTAATTGTTTGCGGGTCAATTGCTTCCACCTTTTTCAAGTTATTTAGATCAATAACTGAAGCACTTGTTTTAGCTGTTTTAAAGGTGAAGACTACATCCTCAGCAGTGAGCTGCTTCCCATCTGAAAATTTTACATCATCACGGATTTTAACTCTCCAATCTAGTCCATCATCACTAACTTCATAGTTGACAGCTAAGTCGTTTTTAATGTTAAAGTCTTTATCATATTTTAATAATGTACTTTGAAATAGTGGTGAACCATAACGCCCCCAACCTGTTGTAGGATCAAAGCCTTCTTCTGGTTCCCCACCTATAGCCATCACTAATTCATCTTTACGTGTATCATCTATTTCTTGATGACTCACACTTGAACACCCAGCCAACGTAATAATTAATATAAAAAACAGTATTAAAGCAGTCCCATTTCTCATCAGCTACCCCCCTCGTAAAGTAAACGCCCAGCAATCATTTAATTTGCCAGGCTCTTCATATTAATATTTCCTTAAAAAACTAGGTTTTGTTTGAAACCATTCTTGAGTTATTATATGATGACATGCGGTGAAAATTCGTTCAATTACTTGTGTTGAATTAGCCATCACTCGAATAGTAAAACCTGGGATAGATAATTTTGACAATCCAGCTTTAACATCGCTCTTTTCTTTAGAAATAGTTTCATATAATCGGTCAAGAAGGTCCGAATTCGTTTTTTCCCCAACTACGATAAACGATCCTAAATGTGTATAGCCTTCCATATAGCCAAGGCCATTCATATGCTGTGCCTCGGGCGTCAATTTTATATGGTCAAAAGCAACCAGCTCATCTTCTAGATAAATTTCATTGATAAGCCTAACCGTTTCGTAGCTAAAGTGTTTTCCCTCAGGCGACCATCCTGGTGTAAGAATATCTGAATAGAGAAAGGTAGATCCTTTTTTCATCCGTACAACATTTTTCTGATGATATCGCGCATCTTTGTACGCGATAAGCGGATCAGGTAAATACTCTAAATAACTATCTTTTTCAAGAAAAATTTCTGTTTCTTGATAGGCACCTCTGCTTGGCGTTTTATATACTTTGGTAGCAGATTGTGTTGTGAGAGTAAGTTTAGCTTTTTCACCTAGTGATACTTTCATCCGGTACGTATCGCCATCTAAATACCCCCCGCCAGGATTAAGGATATAATAACAAGGCTGCCCTGATTTATTATGATAGACAGGGCGCATTACCTTTAAGGCACCTTGAAAATATATGTTTTTAGCCACTGATTTGCCCTGATTATCTTCTACATTAAGGTCAAGGATGCCTGTCCAATCAGACATCTTGTTCCAATCCTTTTAGTAATGCGTTTTTTCTAATCCAGTCAATTACTTCTTCAAGACCCTTGTTATCTTTTAAATTTGTGAACACAAATGGTTTATTTCCACGAAACACTTTTGTATCAGATTCCATTACATCAAGTCTAGCACCCACAAATGGCGCTAAATCAGTCTTGTTGATGATGAATAAATCAGATTTTATCATCCCTTGCCCACCCTTACGTGGAATCTTTTCTCCTTGTGCAACATCAATAATGTAAATGGAGAAATCGA contains:
- a CDS encoding ABC transporter substrate-binding protein — protein: MRNGTALILFFILIITLAGCSSVSHQEIDDTRKDELVMAIGGEPEEGFDPTTGWGRYGSPLFQSTLLKYDKDFNIKNDLAVNYEVSDDGLDWRVKIRDDVKFSDGKQLTAEDVVFTFKTAKTSASVIDLNNLKKVEAIDPQTIKFTLKKPQSTFIYHLTTIGIVPKHAYSDTYNENPIGSGPFQLVQWNKGQQLIVKQNPYYYGEKPYFKKLTFLFLPEDAAFAAAKAGEVDIASVPPSFAKVEIAGMKLIELESVDNRGIMFPYLPAGNETEEGILIGNDVTADKAIRKAINIGIDRQALVDGVLEGFGTPAYTVADHLPWWNPDTVIKDDNMEQAKVILEKAGWIENDNGVREKDGLEAGFTLLYPAGDQIRQSLSIAFADMIKPLGINVKTAGKSWHELEALMHSNPVMMGWGSHDPLEMYNLYSSETSGKGFYNANYYSNSVVDEYMKEAMRATSQDEANSFWQKAQWDGETGFSAKGDAPWAWLVNLEHLYFVDENLNIGDQKIQPHGHGWPVTEFIEEWRWVNK
- a CDS encoding urease accessory protein UreD, which gives rise to MSDWTGILDLNVEDNQGKSVAKNIYFQGALKVMRPVYHNKSGQPCYYILNPGGGYLDGDTYRMKVSLGEKAKLTLTTQSATKVYKTPSRGAYQETEIFLEKDSYLEYLPDPLIAYKDARYHQKNVVRMKKGSTFLYSDILTPGWSPEGKHFSYETVRLINEIYLEDELVAFDHIKLTPEAQHMNGLGYMEGYTHLGSFIVVGEKTNSDLLDRLYETISKEKSDVKAGLSKLSIPGFTIRVMANSTQVIERIFTACHHIITQEWFQTKPSFLRKY